One Candidatus Methylomirabilota bacterium genomic window, CTGCCGCAAGCTCAGGATACGCGCACCGACCTGAACACGCGCACGAAGCTCGGCGGCGCGAAACGGCTTCGTGATGTAGTCGTCCGCCCCGGCCTCGAGGCCAGCGACCACGTCTTCCGGTCGGTCCTTCGAGGTGAGGAGGATCAGGTACGGGGGGGCGGGCGTCGGCCGCTCCCGGAGCACTCGACAGACCTCAACCCCTTTCATCTTGGGCATCATCCAATCCAGAATGGCCAGGGGGAACCCGCCGTTACTCTCGAGCTGGTGGAGGGCTTCAGCGCCGTCCGCAACCTCGGAGACTTCGTACCCCGCCTTCTCGAGCGTGATGCGAACCAGCCGACGGAACATTGCGGTGTCGTCAGCGATCAAGACCCTCATACGGCCTTCTTTCCCTTCGCTTCCCGTATGGCGAAGAGCTCCTCGGCGATCCGCTTCACGTCGGCGGCCTCCACCTGTCCCTTGTGCGTCCTCATGACGTCGCCCACCAGGCGCCCCACCTGTTTGGGGTCGGCGATGCCGAGGGCGGTCAGACGCTCCCCGACCAGGGCCCGCAGCGCCGCCTCGTCCAGGCCTCGGGGCAGGAAGCGCTGGCAGACCTCGAGCTCGAGACGGAGCTGGGCGGCGTGGGCGGCGCCGCGCTCGCCGACCTTCTCGTACTCCGCGAGCGCCCGCTGGAGCTGCTTGCGGTAGGCGCTGATCACGTCGAGGACGAGCGCGTCGTCGATCTGTCCCGAGAACCCCTTGGCGGTCCGCCGCTCCACCAGCCTGGTCTTGAGCATGCGCACCACGTCGGCGGTGCGGGTGTCCTTGTCTCTGATGGCCTGCTTCAACGTCTCGTTGAGCGTCTGCTCGAGCCCCATCGCCCCCAGGGTACACCAGGCCCCGGGGATGGTGAAAAATGCCACGTAAGAAGTGCAAGCCTTCTTCTCTCCCGGACGCGACCGAAGGCATCGGTTATGCAACTTCCGGCCATCGGACTTTGCGAACTCGCACTGAGGAGCGTCCGCCATGGAAACGGGATCTGAGAATCCGTCGACCTTCGAGGCTGGGCGCAGGCCGTGGCCGGTGGTATGGAGCGCCGTGTGGGTGGGAGCCCTGGCCGCGCTGGCGGTCGGGCTCATCATCGGTCTCCTCGGCTTCGCGGTCGGCGCGCATGAAACCGCTCGGTTCGCGAGGTGGAGCAACGTCACGCTGCTCACCCTCGTGTTCAACGT contains:
- a CDS encoding response regulator, coding for MRVLIADDTAMFRRLVRITLEKAGYEVSEVADGAEALHQLESNGGFPLAILDWMMPKMKGVEVCRVLRERPTPAPPYLILLTSKDRPEDVVAGLEAGADDYITKPFRAAELRARVQVGARILSLRQALADRVIALEQALGQVRQLQGLLPICAWCKNVRNDQNYWQSVERYVAEHSEAQFTHTICPPCREKHITPQIDRLRGASP
- a CDS encoding GatB/YqeY domain-containing protein, with translation MAFFTIPGAWCTLGAMGLEQTLNETLKQAIRDKDTRTADVVRMLKTRLVERRTAKGFSGQIDDALVLDVISAYRKQLQRALAEYEKVGERGAAHAAQLRLELEVCQRFLPRGLDEAALRALVGERLTALGIADPKQVGRLVGDVMRTHKGQVEAADVKRIAEELFAIREAKGKKAV